The following proteins are co-located in the Castanea sativa cultivar Marrone di Chiusa Pesio chromosome 8, ASM4071231v1 genome:
- the LOC142606079 gene encoding cytochrome P450 714C2-like, whose translation MEQVLLILVFIMLICLCLFFWLKLENIRLKFRRQGIIGPLPSLLTGNIPEIKQIMSMVPNSDPANKDPKDISPFYCSLNLFPYFKQWTKQYGGTFMFTLGRQHFLYVTDLKLVKDISIFKSWDLGKPAYLQKDRGPLLGKGLISTNGAVWSHQRKTIGPQLYTEKVKNKVDIIVESARTLIKSWDNVVKAEDGVAELIVDEYVRNFTSEIISKMMFGNNFFEGMKLFPKLKTLIDVMSTPTLLSGVPFSRG comes from the exons ATGGAACAAGTGCTATTGATTCTCGTGTTCATTATGCTCATTTGCCTATGCCTTTTCTTTTGGCTGAAGCTTGAAAATATTCGACTAAAGTTTAGAAGGCAAGGGATCATAGGTCCTTTGCCGTCTCTTTTAACGGGTAACATTCCAGAAATAAAGCAGATAATGTCAATGGTTCCAAATTCTGATCCTGCAAATAAAGACCCGAAGGATATCTCACCATTTTACTGTTCTTTAAACCTCTTCCCATATTTCAAGCAGTGGACAAAGCAGTATG GAGGAACATTCATGTTTACACTGGGAAGGCAACACTTCTTGTATGTGACTGATCTTAAACTTGTTAAAGATATAAGCATATTTAAGTCATGGGATTTGGGAAAGCCTGCCTATCTTCAGAAAGATCGGGGACCTTTACTTGGCAAGGGCCTTATATCAACAAATGGTGCGGTTTGGTCCCACCAAAGAAAAACGATAGGTCCCCAATTGTACACGGAGAAGGTTAAG AACAAGGTGGACATAATTGTGGAATCTGCACGTACACTGATTAAATCATGGGACAATGTAGTCAAAGCAGAAGATGGGGTTGCAGAGTTAATTGTGGATGAGTATGTTAGAAACTTCACCTCTGAAATAATTTCAAAGATGATGTTTGGGAACAACTTTTTCGAAGGAATGAAGTTATTTCCAAAGTTAAAAACTCTTATTGATGTCATGAGCACACCCACCTTACTTAGTGGTGTTCCGTTTTCTAG AGGTTGA